The following proteins are co-located in the Haloarcula marismortui ATCC 43049 genome:
- the cobA gene encoding uroporphyrinogen-III C-methyltransferase, protein MTDAAPGKVYLVGSGPGDPDLLTVKAKRLLEEADVVLHDKLPGPEIIGMIPEEKREDVGKRAGGEWTPQEYTNARLVELAEEGNTVVRLKGGDSMVFGRGGEELAHLAENGIPVEIVPGITSAIAGPEAAGIPVTHRDYTSSVSFVTGHEDPTKDESAVDWDALAATGGTLVVLMGVGKLPQYTDALRDAGMDPDTPVALVERATWPDQQVATGTLDTIVSVRDEAGIEPPAITVIGEVAGERERVLEFLEGY, encoded by the coding sequence ATGACGGACGCTGCACCCGGCAAGGTGTATCTGGTCGGCTCCGGTCCCGGCGACCCAGACCTGCTGACGGTCAAGGCAAAGCGCCTGCTGGAGGAGGCCGACGTGGTGTTGCACGACAAGCTCCCCGGCCCCGAAATCATCGGGATGATTCCCGAGGAGAAACGCGAAGACGTGGGCAAACGCGCCGGCGGCGAGTGGACGCCCCAGGAGTACACTAACGCCCGACTGGTCGAACTCGCCGAGGAGGGTAACACCGTTGTCCGACTGAAAGGCGGCGACTCGATGGTGTTTGGCCGCGGCGGCGAAGAACTGGCCCATCTCGCGGAAAACGGGATTCCGGTCGAGATTGTCCCGGGTATCACGAGCGCGATAGCCGGTCCCGAAGCCGCCGGGATTCCGGTCACGCACCGCGATTACACGTCTTCAGTCTCCTTTGTCACCGGCCACGAGGACCCGACGAAGGACGAATCGGCCGTCGACTGGGACGCGCTGGCCGCGACGGGCGGCACGCTCGTCGTCCTGATGGGCGTTGGCAAGCTCCCGCAGTACACCGACGCCCTGCGTGACGCGGGGATGGACCCCGATACGCCGGTCGCGCTCGTCGAACGCGCGACATGGCCGGACCAGCAGGTCGCCACCGGGACGCTTGACACCATCGTCTCCGTTCGTGACGAGGCCGGCATCGAACCGCCCGCAATCACTGTCATTGGCGAGGTTGCCGGCGAGCGCGAGCGGGTGCTGGAGTTCCTGGAGGGGTACTGA
- a CDS encoding NifU family protein encodes MSTETEDANDLRERITNFLRRNFPQIQMHGGSAAIEEIDREEGSVTIRLGGACSGCGISPMTIQAIKTRMTKEIPEINEVTARTGMEQQEGMSGGSGGMSPSFPGESRGGDVGGDDDEGPEAPF; translated from the coding sequence ATGAGCACTGAGACAGAGGACGCCAACGACCTGCGCGAGCGAATCACGAACTTCCTGCGCCGCAACTTCCCCCAGATCCAGATGCACGGCGGAAGCGCGGCCATCGAGGAAATCGACCGCGAGGAAGGCAGCGTCACGATCCGCCTCGGCGGCGCCTGTTCCGGCTGTGGCATCTCGCCGATGACCATTCAGGCCATCAAGACGCGTATGACCAAGGAGATCCCGGAGATCAACGAGGTCACCGCCCGAACTGGGATGGAACAGCAGGAAGGGATGTCCGGCGGCAGCGGCGGCATGAGTCCGTCCTTCCCCGGCGAGTCCCGCGGCGGCGACGTTGGCGGCGACGATGACGAAGGCCCCGAAGCGCCGTTCTGA
- a CDS encoding uroporphyrinogen-III synthase: MREEPRLRVAAFRPDDDRLDDAVELIESLGADPVPDPMLAIEPATADDAEATGRQVTPRSDADYVVLTSKTGVELAAEAGWDAGEATVCAIGDSTAEALHEAGYGVDIIPAEYSSTGLVETLSGAVAGARVEVARSDHGSAVLTDGLEAAGAYVHETVLYRLVRPEGSGESAELAASGDLDAALFTSSLTVEHFLDAAADLGLREAVIDGLNEATVAAIGQPTRETAEDAGISVDVVPDQADFEALACEAIEAAAPTHHE, translated from the coding sequence ATGCGCGAGGAACCACGTCTGCGCGTAGCCGCTTTCCGGCCTGACGATGACCGCTTAGACGATGCAGTCGAACTCATCGAATCCCTCGGCGCTGACCCGGTTCCGGACCCGATGCTTGCGATCGAACCGGCGACGGCCGACGATGCCGAGGCCACCGGCAGGCAAGTCACGCCCCGTTCTGACGCCGACTACGTCGTCCTGACGAGCAAGACCGGCGTCGAACTCGCCGCCGAAGCCGGCTGGGACGCCGGCGAGGCGACGGTATGTGCTATTGGCGATTCGACCGCCGAGGCGCTCCACGAGGCCGGCTACGGCGTCGACATCATCCCCGCCGAGTACTCTTCGACGGGACTCGTCGAAACGCTGTCCGGAGCGGTGGCCGGCGCAAGGGTCGAAGTCGCCCGGTCGGACCACGGCTCCGCGGTGCTAACTGACGGACTGGAGGCCGCTGGTGCATACGTCCACGAAACCGTGCTGTACCGGCTGGTCCGTCCGGAAGGCTCGGGCGAGTCCGCGGAGCTGGCCGCAAGCGGGGACCTCGACGCGGCGCTGTTCACGTCATCGCTCACGGTCGAACACTTCCTCGATGCGGCTGCGGACCTCGGTCTCCGCGAGGCTGTCATCGACGGACTGAACGAGGCAACTGTCGCCGCAATCGGCCAGCCGACGCGAGAGACGGCCGAGGACGCCGGCATCTCGGTCGATGTCGTTCCCGACCAGGCCGACTTCGAGGCGCTGGCCTGCGAGGCTATCGAGGCGGCCGCTCCGACTCACCACGAGTAA
- a CDS encoding helix-turn-helix domain-containing protein has product MTPPADETRLFECVTCGGVGIGDNRPTCCGEPMAATETGDTAVSEPSLETLLKTVFDMSGTELDICLCVMEGGELTVAALAEQIGYDRSVVARHLNHLAAFGVVEKRRRIRPEGGHVYVYTPQPPEVVRERLREEFLSWVRLATAQLDDLQREKVEAIADAKTDERQWTVFQEQ; this is encoded by the coding sequence ATGACACCCCCCGCTGACGAAACGCGGCTGTTCGAGTGTGTGACCTGTGGCGGCGTCGGCATCGGCGACAATCGGCCGACGTGCTGCGGCGAGCCGATGGCGGCGACTGAGACAGGAGACACGGCGGTTAGCGAGCCGTCACTGGAAACCCTGCTCAAGACGGTTTTCGATATGTCCGGGACCGAGCTGGACATCTGTCTCTGCGTGATGGAAGGCGGTGAGTTGACTGTGGCGGCACTGGCCGAACAGATCGGCTACGACCGGAGCGTCGTCGCACGCCATCTCAACCATCTCGCGGCGTTCGGCGTCGTCGAGAAGCGCCGGCGAATCAGGCCGGAGGGTGGACACGTGTACGTCTACACGCCGCAGCCGCCGGAAGTAGTGCGTGAGCGGCTCCGCGAGGAGTTCCTGTCGTGGGTTCGGCTGGCGACCGCACAGCTGGACGACCTGCAGCGCGAGAAAGTCGAGGCGATAGCCGATGCCAAAACTGACGAGCGGCAGTGGACCGTGTTTCAGGAGCAGTAG
- a CDS encoding PspA/IM30 family protein, whose product MSLLRRFAFAIRAKLNALLNRTSDPTAELDYSYEQMRDELQDVTRGIADVTTQKKRLEIHRTRLRSNVEKHDTQARAALQEGRDDLARRALEKKQVNVSQITELTGQIDDLQETQDRLVGKRAELSSQIEQFRTKKETMKARYQAAEASARVSEAFTGAGDTMADVHRSIERATERTEQMEARAAALEELEASGQLESVLDEGDSIDQELDRLSGERAVENELATLRAEMDNGKAVEEATE is encoded by the coding sequence ATGAGCCTCCTCCGGCGGTTCGCGTTCGCGATCCGCGCCAAACTCAACGCGCTGCTCAATCGGACATCGGACCCGACAGCGGAGCTAGATTACTCCTACGAACAGATGCGGGACGAACTGCAGGACGTGACTCGCGGTATCGCCGACGTGACGACTCAGAAGAAACGGCTGGAGATACACCGAACCCGGTTGCGGTCGAACGTCGAGAAACACGACACACAGGCCCGGGCCGCCCTGCAGGAGGGTCGTGACGACCTCGCGCGCCGGGCACTGGAGAAAAAGCAGGTGAACGTCAGCCAGATAACGGAGCTGACGGGTCAGATAGACGATTTACAGGAGACACAGGACCGACTGGTCGGCAAGCGGGCCGAACTGAGCAGCCAGATAGAGCAGTTCCGGACGAAAAAAGAGACGATGAAAGCCCGCTATCAGGCCGCCGAAGCGTCGGCACGGGTCTCGGAGGCGTTTACCGGTGCTGGCGATACGATGGCCGACGTACACCGCTCCATCGAACGCGCCACGGAACGCACGGAACAGATGGAGGCACGCGCGGCCGCACTGGAGGAACTCGAAGCCAGCGGCCAGCTTGAATCCGTACTCGACGAGGGCGATTCAATCGACCAGGAACTCGACCGCCTCTCCGGCGAGCGGGCCGTCGAGAACGAACTGGCGACGCTGCGGGCTGAGATGGACAACGGCAAAGCCGTCGAAGAAGCCACAGAGTAG
- the hemC gene encoding hydroxymethylbilane synthase, with translation MTTRGETLQLATRGSDLALRQAATVRDSLSSRRLAVELVEVETTGDQIRDELIHRLGKTGAFVRSLDEKVLDGELDAAVHSMKDMPTERPERLVVAAVPERAAAEDVLVTPDGRSLEELPEGATVGTSSLRRKAQLLAERDDLTVEPLRGNVDTRLAKLLAPSLQQEHQERHEAEQEHEGDAGDGDDADPDTDEEEEHPYDRTVEEWFDDLTEFERRAMERDPDVEYDAIVLAKAGLHRAGLTRYVGMSDLDPDQFVPAPGQGALAVTAVDGDLALDIKDRLDDPQTRIETTVERTILEELGGGCVAPIGVHAQLEGGVVHTRVRVLSQDGTEEVSVGRDVPAEYHIESAQDLAAELAEQGADDLIAEAKRDSTEADDDASTAREEDEE, from the coding sequence ATGACAACACGCGGGGAGACACTGCAACTGGCGACGCGGGGCTCTGACCTCGCGTTGCGGCAGGCGGCGACGGTTCGGGATTCGCTGAGCAGTCGCCGACTGGCAGTCGAACTCGTCGAGGTGGAGACGACGGGCGACCAGATACGGGACGAACTCATTCATCGACTGGGGAAAACTGGCGCGTTCGTGCGTAGCCTCGACGAAAAGGTTCTCGACGGCGAACTCGACGCGGCGGTTCACTCGATGAAGGACATGCCGACTGAACGGCCCGAGCGCCTCGTTGTCGCGGCGGTCCCCGAGCGGGCCGCCGCCGAGGACGTGCTGGTGACGCCTGACGGCCGCTCGCTCGAAGAACTGCCCGAGGGCGCGACCGTCGGGACGTCGAGCCTGCGACGCAAGGCGCAGTTGCTCGCCGAACGCGACGACCTCACCGTGGAACCGCTTCGGGGCAACGTCGACACGCGTCTCGCGAAGCTGTTGGCCCCGTCGCTCCAGCAGGAACATCAGGAGCGCCACGAGGCCGAACAGGAACACGAGGGCGACGCCGGCGACGGGGACGACGCTGACCCCGACACTGACGAAGAAGAAGAACACCCCTACGACCGCACGGTCGAGGAGTGGTTCGACGACCTCACCGAATTCGAACGGCGGGCGATGGAGCGGGACCCGGACGTCGAGTACGACGCCATCGTGCTGGCGAAGGCAGGCCTTCACCGGGCCGGTCTCACGCGCTACGTCGGGATGTCCGACCTTGACCCCGACCAGTTTGTGCCGGCTCCGGGACAGGGCGCACTAGCGGTGACCGCTGTCGACGGCGACCTCGCGCTGGACATCAAAGACCGGCTGGACGACCCCCAGACGCGTATCGAGACGACCGTCGAGCGGACGATTCTCGAAGAACTCGGCGGTGGCTGTGTCGCGCCAATCGGCGTCCACGCCCAGCTGGAAGGAGGTGTCGTCCACACGCGGGTGCGCGTCCTCTCACAGGATGGCACCGAGGAAGTCTCGGTCGGCCGCGACGTCCCGGCCGAGTACCACATTGAGTCGGCACAGGACCTCGCAGCGGAACTCGCCGAACAGGGCGCTGACGACCTCATCGCCGAGGCCAAGCGGGACTCGACGGAGGCAGACGACGACGCTTCGACGGCGCGGGAGGAAGACGAGGAATGA
- a CDS encoding DUF5783 family protein: MTTFDPEKFEDKYANYFPELQKAYKNAFERMNDTYDSELVHAIDQQILNESEPFYDDGEFSVELPENPTERLSAVIVDDEKLDAVLSEYVDEIERELRRVFDIDD; the protein is encoded by the coding sequence ATGACAACGTTCGATCCCGAGAAGTTCGAGGACAAGTACGCGAACTACTTCCCAGAACTGCAGAAGGCCTACAAGAACGCCTTCGAGCGGATGAACGACACGTACGACTCCGAACTGGTCCACGCGATCGACCAGCAGATCCTCAACGAGTCAGAGCCGTTCTACGATGACGGCGAGTTCAGCGTCGAATTACCTGAGAACCCGACAGAGCGGCTCTCGGCGGTCATCGTCGACGACGAGAAACTCGACGCCGTGCTCTCGGAATACGTCGACGAGATCGAGCGCGAACTGCGCCGCGTGTTCGACATCGACGACTGA
- a CDS encoding S49 family peptidase, translating to MNNPIDRRVATALQSYTVLAVIAILIGAAVVPYAASVAEGDEQYVAVVNIDETISSSSSQDTVQKLRELRSNESVEAVVLRISSPGGSAASSESMYLAVKRLSAEKPVYTSVDQYAASGAYYTAVPSDRIYVTPASLVGHVGVIGTAPSDGLSPAATTGPDKAHRGMTRDQYYASLESMKRAFVGAVMAERGDRLNVSRETVAEASAYQGGRAVQTGYADEVGGLEAAIAGAAGAADISEYQVVYHNPADPRGLLFLTGGSEAGGNATVAAKGAPYTFQGVDTVHFLMIYGTPENQQVVYNSTAQGGA from the coding sequence ATGAACAACCCAATCGATAGACGGGTCGCAACTGCCCTCCAGTCGTATACGGTACTTGCGGTTATTGCCATTCTCATTGGTGCCGCCGTCGTGCCGTATGCGGCGTCGGTCGCCGAGGGTGACGAACAGTACGTCGCTGTAGTGAATATCGACGAAACGATTTCCAGTTCTAGCTCACAGGACACGGTACAGAAGCTCCGCGAACTCCGCAGCAACGAGTCAGTCGAAGCGGTCGTCCTCCGGATATCGAGTCCCGGGGGAAGCGCCGCCTCCAGTGAGTCGATGTATCTAGCCGTCAAGCGGCTTTCGGCGGAGAAACCGGTGTACACAAGCGTCGACCAGTACGCCGCCTCCGGCGCGTACTACACCGCGGTCCCGAGCGACCGCATCTACGTGACGCCGGCCAGTCTCGTTGGCCACGTGGGTGTCATCGGAACCGCGCCGAGCGACGGTCTGAGCCCCGCCGCCACCACTGGCCCCGACAAGGCCCATCGAGGGATGACGCGCGACCAGTACTACGCGAGCCTCGAATCGATGAAGCGAGCCTTCGTCGGAGCAGTCATGGCCGAACGCGGTGACAGGCTCAATGTCTCCCGCGAGACGGTCGCTGAAGCGTCGGCCTATCAGGGCGGTCGCGCGGTCCAGACCGGCTATGCGGATGAGGTCGGTGGACTCGAAGCCGCGATAGCCGGCGCGGCCGGAGCCGCTGATATCTCGGAGTATCAAGTCGTGTACCACAACCCCGCGGACCCGCGAGGGCTGCTCTTCCTCACTGGCGGGAGTGAGGCCGGCGGGAACGCTACCGTCGCCGCCAAAGGCGCACCGTACACGTTCCAGGGCGTCGACACAGTCCACTTCCTCATGATATACGGCACGCCGGAGAATCAACAGGTCGTCTACAACAGCACCGCACAGGGAGGTGCCTGA
- a CDS encoding peroxidase-related enzyme (This protein belongs to a clade of uncharacterized proteins related to peroxidases such as the alkylhydroperoxidase AhpD.) → MADSDTVMARFDTPDIDDLPEDLQERIAEETDRAGFTPNIFPAMAYRPSHFRAFFAYHDALVEETALEREEVEMIIVAVSGVNDCLYCIVAHGALLRIYADAPKLAEQVAANHRTAEINETHKAMLDFAVKLTESPARIEDEDLERLEEHGYSRRAIWDIGSVAAFFNLSNRLAQLADIRPNDEFYNLGR, encoded by the coding sequence ATGGCAGACTCCGACACAGTGATGGCTCGGTTCGATACCCCGGACATCGACGACCTCCCCGAGGACCTGCAGGAGCGTATCGCAGAGGAAACCGACCGCGCCGGCTTCACGCCGAATATCTTCCCGGCGATGGCGTATCGCCCCTCGCATTTCCGGGCGTTCTTCGCGTACCACGACGCCTTAGTCGAGGAGACGGCGCTCGAACGAGAAGAGGTCGAGATGATTATCGTCGCCGTCAGCGGCGTCAACGACTGCCTCTACTGCATCGTCGCCCACGGCGCGCTCCTGCGTATCTACGCTGACGCGCCCAAGCTCGCCGAGCAGGTCGCCGCGAACCATCGGACGGCCGAGATTAACGAGACGCACAAGGCGATGCTTGATTTTGCCGTCAAACTGACAGAATCGCCAGCCCGTATCGAGGACGAAGACCTCGAACGGCTGGAGGAACACGGCTACAGCCGCCGCGCCATCTGGGACATCGGCAGCGTTGCGGCCTTCTTCAACCTCTCGAACCGCCTCGCACAGCTCGCCGACATCCGCCCGAACGACGAGTTCTACAATCTGGGCCGCTGA
- a CDS encoding single-stranded-DNA-specific exonuclease RecJ translates to MTTTDPVPALADRAAACADRLRAADRVLLASHIDADGLTSAAIATAALSRAGIPVETVFKKQLDAAEIESIAAHEYDTVLFTDFGSGQLDVISEHVAAGDFEAIIADHHQPSDPDDCHPDAVVATDGYADFETHLNPLLEGINGASELSGAGAAYVLARALSTGETDNRDLAALAVVGAVGDMQAVGGELVGANAGLVEEGIAADVLEEGTDLSLYGKQTRPLPKLLEYATEVPIPGISNNQAGATRFLEGLGLELKADGGRSSDERPASGGARSASAGNWRTWADLSDDERQTVASGLVQRAVERGVPADKIETLIGTTYTLTAEPRGTELRDASEFSTLLNATARYERADVGLAVCLGERDAPLERARTLLSNHRRNLSEGLTLVKERGVTPAGTVQWFDAGDAIRETIVGIVAGMALGTDGVDSDKPIIAFASTDEDETKVSSRATGPLVGRGVDLSVVMRDAAQSVGGDGGGHDIAAGATIPAGEESAFIEAADEIISDQLS, encoded by the coding sequence ATGACTACGACCGACCCCGTTCCAGCGCTCGCCGACCGCGCGGCCGCCTGCGCCGACCGACTCCGAGCGGCCGACCGCGTGTTGCTGGCCTCCCACATTGACGCCGACGGGCTGACCAGCGCCGCCATCGCCACCGCGGCGCTGTCACGGGCCGGCATCCCTGTCGAGACCGTCTTCAAGAAGCAACTCGACGCCGCCGAAATCGAGAGCATCGCAGCCCACGAGTACGACACTGTCTTGTTCACCGACTTCGGCTCGGGCCAGCTAGACGTGATCTCCGAGCACGTCGCCGCGGGCGATTTCGAGGCAATCATCGCCGACCATCACCAGCCGTCAGACCCGGATGATTGCCACCCCGACGCGGTCGTCGCCACCGACGGCTACGCCGACTTCGAGACGCATCTCAATCCGCTGCTGGAAGGCATCAATGGCGCGTCGGAGCTTTCGGGCGCAGGCGCGGCGTACGTCCTCGCCCGCGCACTCTCGACCGGCGAGACGGACAACCGCGACCTCGCCGCGCTGGCGGTTGTCGGCGCAGTCGGGGACATGCAGGCCGTCGGCGGCGAACTCGTTGGAGCCAACGCTGGTCTCGTCGAAGAGGGGATTGCTGCCGATGTGCTGGAGGAGGGTACCGACCTTTCGCTGTACGGCAAACAGACCCGACCGCTGCCGAAACTGCTCGAATACGCCACTGAAGTCCCGATACCGGGCATCTCGAACAACCAGGCCGGTGCGACGCGGTTCCTTGAAGGCCTCGGGCTGGAGTTGAAAGCCGACGGCGGCCGGTCGAGCGATGAGAGACCGGCTTCGGGAGGCGCGCGGAGCGCGTCTGCCGGCAACTGGCGCACTTGGGCTGACCTCTCCGATGACGAGCGCCAGACTGTCGCCAGTGGGCTGGTCCAGCGTGCTGTCGAGCGGGGCGTCCCGGCGGACAAGATAGAGACGCTCATCGGCACGACTTACACGCTGACTGCGGAACCGCGCGGGACGGAACTCCGGGACGCAAGCGAGTTCTCGACGCTTTTGAACGCCACCGCCCGCTACGAGCGAGCGGACGTGGGGCTGGCAGTGTGTCTCGGCGAGCGTGACGCGCCGCTTGAGCGGGCGCGGACGCTACTGTCGAACCACCGCCGGAACCTCTCGGAGGGCCTCACGCTGGTCAAGGAGCGCGGCGTCACGCCGGCGGGGACCGTCCAGTGGTTCGACGCCGGTGACGCCATCCGCGAGACCATCGTCGGCATCGTCGCCGGGATGGCGCTGGGGACCGATGGTGTCGATTCGGACAAGCCCATCATCGCGTTCGCTAGCACCGACGAAGACGAGACGAAGGTGTCCTCTCGGGCGACCGGCCCGCTGGTCGGCCGGGGCGTCGACCTGTCGGTCGTGATGCGCGACGCCGCTCAGTCCGTCGGCGGCGACGGCGGCGGGCACGACATCGCGGCGGGTGCGACTATCCCTGCCGGGGAGGAGTCGGCGTTTATTGAAGCGGCTGACGAGATTATCAGCGACCAACTGTCGTAG
- a CDS encoding CDP-2,3-bis-(O-geranylgeranyl)-sn-glycerol synthase translates to METVDTVVWALWAMLPAYIPNNAAVLAGGGRPIDGGRTWGGRRVLGDGKTWRGTLIGTAAGTALALGLTQVTPSVSAALGTDLPTFSLRAGLGLAFGAMLGDIGASFLKRRTGRERGAAFPGLDQLDFVVGALLCAFVAAPSWFTETFTLPVLVVVVVATPVLHVVTNGIAYLLGLKNEPW, encoded by the coding sequence ATGGAGACGGTCGACACGGTCGTCTGGGCGCTGTGGGCGATGTTGCCGGCGTACATCCCGAACAACGCCGCGGTGCTCGCCGGTGGCGGCAGACCGATAGACGGTGGCCGAACGTGGGGCGGGCGGCGAGTGCTGGGCGACGGCAAGACCTGGCGCGGGACGCTGATCGGCACCGCCGCCGGAACAGCGCTTGCGCTCGGACTCACGCAGGTCACGCCCAGCGTGAGTGCCGCACTGGGGACCGACCTCCCGACGTTTTCGCTCCGCGCGGGACTCGGACTCGCGTTCGGCGCGATGCTTGGAGATATCGGTGCGTCCTTCCTCAAACGCCGGACTGGCCGCGAGCGCGGGGCGGCGTTCCCCGGGCTGGACCAGTTGGATTTCGTCGTCGGAGCGTTGCTCTGTGCGTTCGTGGCCGCGCCGTCGTGGTTCACCGAGACGTTTACGCTCCCGGTGCTGGTCGTGGTCGTCGTTGCAACGCCGGTGCTACACGTCGTGACCAACGGTATCGCCTACCTGCTCGGCCTGAAAAACGAGCCGTGGTAA
- a CDS encoding DUF4350 domain-containing protein: MAADSSRSSPVIRAGFFIGILVLSVIVGTVAIGGGAQSAPDVSQVNAPSFNSGESVATPADESGDLSMSADASEKVVVIDVAHAGDIDREALTPLVSTLTENGATVRYHVGERQSGSPFNESLRSADALVVLGAEQRYTESELNGLSAFSDAGGRVLLLNEPSQASPAGLGLFGPIRSDSVTKPMAPLASQYGLSYGNGYLYNMHEYDTNYQNVYATPTGDTELTEGVDRAVFYAAIPVQGGDTALTTTEQTTLSKTRRQDTYGVVARSGNVVTVGDTNVFTQEFLYRADNEQLVGNLLDFLVTGEKSPADAPQTAESGESGPGGSLPGTGMGGGTVPSEPDSTPAPEPNETMMPDE; this comes from the coding sequence ATGGCAGCCGATAGCTCACGTTCGAGTCCGGTCATTCGAGCAGGATTTTTCATCGGGATACTCGTCCTCTCGGTGATTGTCGGCACCGTCGCGATTGGTGGCGGTGCGCAATCGGCCCCCGATGTAAGTCAGGTGAATGCCCCGTCGTTCAACAGCGGCGAGTCCGTTGCGACTCCGGCGGACGAGAGCGGTGACCTCTCGATGTCGGCCGACGCGTCCGAGAAAGTCGTCGTTATCGACGTCGCTCACGCCGGCGATATCGACCGCGAAGCGCTCACGCCGCTTGTCTCGACCCTGACCGAGAACGGGGCGACAGTCCGCTATCACGTCGGTGAGCGACAGAGCGGGAGCCCGTTCAACGAGTCACTCCGCTCGGCTGACGCCCTCGTCGTTCTCGGCGCAGAACAGCGCTACACCGAGAGCGAGCTGAACGGCCTCTCCGCGTTCAGCGACGCGGGCGGTCGCGTACTCTTGCTGAACGAGCCGTCACAGGCGAGTCCCGCCGGCTTGGGACTGTTCGGCCCGATTCGGTCGGATAGCGTAACCAAGCCGATGGCCCCACTGGCGAGCCAGTACGGCCTCTCGTACGGGAACGGCTACCTGTACAACATGCACGAGTACGACACGAACTACCAGAACGTCTACGCGACGCCGACGGGCGATACGGAACTCACCGAAGGCGTCGACCGAGCGGTCTTCTACGCCGCGATCCCCGTTCAGGGCGGTGACACCGCACTCACGACGACGGAACAGACAACGCTCTCGAAGACCCGGCGACAGGACACGTACGGCGTCGTTGCCCGCTCGGGGAACGTCGTCACTGTCGGTGACACGAACGTGTTCACGCAGGAGTTCCTCTACCGAGCCGACAACGAGCAGCTGGTCGGGAATCTGCTTGATTTCCTCGTCACGGGCGAGAAATCACCCGCAGACGCACCACAGACCGCCGAGTCCGGCGAGTCCGGACCTGGCGGATCGCTCCCCGGAACGGGAATGGGTGGCGGCACGGTGCCGTCGGAACCGGATTCGACTCCGGCTCCCGAACCGAATGAGACGATGATGCCCGACGAGTAG
- a CDS encoding DUF6789 family protein, translated as MSTTTETTQTYDVSTGNWKAGVLGGIAGSAVMGALILVMNTATLAVAIPSLYGLAPPPSPAAGLVVHLSHGAVMGVMFAGLARVLSLESSGKLLGLGVGWGVATWVLFAALLMPVWLGAVGSPASPPFPNFAPPSLLWHVVYGAVLAVVYAVTADRI; from the coding sequence ATGTCAACGACAACAGAAACGACACAGACGTACGATGTCAGTACCGGCAACTGGAAAGCCGGTGTTCTCGGCGGTATCGCCGGCAGCGCCGTCATGGGCGCATTGATTCTCGTGATGAACACAGCGACGCTCGCCGTCGCAATCCCGTCCCTGTACGGGCTCGCACCGCCGCCGAGCCCGGCGGCTGGGCTCGTCGTCCACCTCTCGCACGGCGCTGTGATGGGCGTAATGTTTGCCGGGCTAGCGAGGGTCCTCAGTCTGGAATCGTCCGGCAAACTGCTTGGACTCGGCGTCGGCTGGGGCGTCGCCACATGGGTGCTCTTCGCCGCGCTTCTGATGCCAGTCTGGCTCGGCGCGGTCGGCTCGCCGGCCTCGCCGCCGTTCCCGAACTTCGCGCCGCCGTCGCTGCTGTGGCACGTCGTCTACGGGGCTGTCCTCGCGGTCGTCTACGCTGTGACTGCCGACCGCATCTGA